TTGAGCAAATGAAGGACGACTTTCGCTCAGCCTGGGTGGCTGGTTGCTCGGGACTGGTGGCTGGCAGGCATCGGGACGCTCGCCTCCGCGAAGTCCGCGCCAGTCCAGGTGAAAAGCCGCAGCTCGACGGTCTTTGTCCGAACCGAGAGAACGAGGTGGCGCACGTTCGGTAACACGGGTTCGCCATCGGCCAGTGCGAGGGTGCGATCCGCTTTTGAAAAATGAGCGTCGGCGTCGACGTGCGAGTGGAAGACGCAGACCACCGGCTCCGGACCCGAGAAGACTCGCAGCAGCTCTTTCGGCTCCAGA
The Deltaproteobacteria bacterium DNA segment above includes these coding regions:
- a CDS encoding M67 family metallopeptidase, with product MTFPPEALLAAMAHCEAEYPREGCGVFVREASGRVSARPIANVAPTPRTNFVLEPKELLRVFSGPEPVVCVFHSHVDADAHFSKADRTLALADGEPVLPNVRHLVLSVRTKTVELRLFTWTGADFAEASVPMPASHQSRATSHPG